The following coding sequences are from one Pasteurellaceae bacterium RH1A window:
- a CDS encoding peptidylprolyl isomerase: MKFTSAKSFFVAFIALFSASQIVAAAERVVAIVDDYMIMESQAKRFKGKGVSDQQAIDKAIDDYLVQRAIQQSGVKVNYAQVDQIIENIAIQNGITYGQLLDALDYQGITLQAYRRQIANQLMMQQVQQQAIGQSIQVSAEDVQAKAMQMIEQAKAKGNLKAVSGTEHRVSHILIKTNPILNDAQAKAKLNEIVADIKSGKTTFEAAAQANSLDYLSGADGGDLGWNFLDAYDPAFAKVARASKKEVISAPFKSQFGWHVLKVTDTRTGDRTEDAYRQKAYEQIVNSQAAEASKDWVKALRKVAHIEYIK; the protein is encoded by the coding sequence ATGAAATTCACTTCAGCAAAATCTTTTTTTGTTGCTTTTATTGCCCTCTTTAGTGCCAGCCAGATTGTGGCGGCGGCTGAACGTGTGGTTGCCATTGTTGATGATTATATGATCATGGAAAGCCAGGCCAAGCGTTTTAAGGGCAAGGGCGTCAGTGATCAACAAGCTATCGACAAGGCCATTGATGACTACTTGGTGCAACGTGCTATCCAGCAATCTGGCGTCAAGGTAAATTATGCTCAGGTTGATCAAATCATTGAAAATATCGCCATTCAAAACGGCATCACCTATGGCCAATTATTGGATGCCCTAGACTACCAAGGCATTACCTTGCAGGCCTATCGCAGACAAATTGCCAATCAGCTTATGATGCAGCAGGTGCAACAGCAAGCTATTGGCCAATCCATTCAAGTAAGCGCCGAAGATGTGCAAGCCAAGGCCATGCAGATGATTGAACAAGCCAAGGCCAAGGGTAACTTGAAAGCTGTGTCTGGCACAGAACACCGAGTTAGCCATATTCTGATTAAGACTAACCCAATCTTAAATGATGCCCAGGCTAAGGCTAAATTAAATGAAATCGTGGCTGACATCAAATCAGGCAAGACCACCTTTGAAGCCGCTGCACAGGCTAATTCTTTAGATTATTTATCAGGTGCGGATGGCGGTGACTTGGGCTGGAACTTCTTAGATGCTTACGATCCTGCCTTTGCCAAGGTGGCCAGAGCCAGCAAAAAAGAGGTGATTTCTGCGCCTTTTAAATCTCAATTTGGCTGGCATGTCTTGAAAGTGACCGACACCCGCACAGGTGACCGCACAGAAGACGCCTACCGCCAGAAGGCCTATGAGCAAATTGTTAATTCCCAAGCGGCAGAAGCCTCTAAAGACTGGGTCAAGGCCTTGCGCAAGGTTGCCCATATTGAATATATAAAATAA
- a CDS encoding 16S rRNA (adenine(1518)-N(6)/adenine(1519)-N(6))-dimethyltransferase: MSNNSKKHLGHTARKRFGQNFLHDQNIIHGIVSAIHPQNGQHLLEIGPGLGALTEPVAERVDHLTVVELDRDLAERLRHHPFLNHKLTIIEQDALRFNFRDYFESLDLSEQRVRVFGNLPYNISTPLMFHLFKFHDLIQDMHFMLQKEVVKRLCAGPNSKAYGRLTIMAQYYCQVMPVLEVPPTAFRPAPKVDSAVVRLVPYKTLPHPVKDVYWLNRVTTQAFNQRRKTLRNALSALFSPEELEALGIDLNARAENLSLADYAKLANYLCDNPPQVEKVEEDDLLETEE; encoded by the coding sequence ATGAGCAATAATTCTAAAAAACACCTAGGCCATACGGCCCGTAAACGCTTCGGGCAGAACTTTTTGCACGATCAAAACATCATTCACGGCATTGTTTCCGCCATTCACCCTCAAAATGGCCAGCATCTCTTGGAAATCGGCCCAGGTTTGGGCGCTTTAACCGAGCCTGTGGCTGAACGTGTCGATCACCTCACTGTGGTGGAGCTAGACCGTGACTTGGCTGAACGCCTCCGTCATCACCCTTTTTTAAACCACAAGCTGACCATTATTGAGCAAGATGCCCTGCGTTTTAATTTCCGTGACTACTTTGAAAGCCTGGATTTAAGCGAGCAACGGGTGCGGGTTTTCGGCAACCTGCCTTACAACATTTCCACCCCGCTGATGTTCCATCTCTTTAAGTTCCACGACTTAATTCAGGACATGCACTTTATGCTGCAAAAAGAGGTGGTCAAACGCCTGTGTGCCGGCCCTAACAGCAAGGCTTACGGCCGCTTAACCATTATGGCCCAATATTATTGCCAGGTTATGCCTGTGTTGGAAGTGCCACCAACCGCCTTTAGGCCTGCTCCAAAGGTGGATTCTGCCGTGGTACGCCTGGTGCCTTACAAGACCCTACCCCACCCAGTCAAGGATGTCTATTGGCTTAACCGTGTCACCACTCAAGCCTTCAACCAACGCCGCAAGACCCTGCGTAATGCCCTTTCAGCCCTCTTTAGCCCAGAAGAGTTGGAGGCCTTAGGGATAGACTTAAACGCCCGAGCCGAGAATTTGAGCTTGGCGGATTATGCCAAGTTGGCTAATTACCTGTGCGATAACCCGCCGCAAGTTGAGAAGGTGGAAGAAGACGATTTACTTGAGACTGAAGAGTAG
- a CDS encoding leucyl aminopeptidase translates to MEFSVKNGSVEKQRTACLVVGVYEPRRLSPAAEQLDKLSEGYLSSLLRRGDLEGKVGQFLLLHNVPNVLADRVLLVGCGKERELTERQYKQIVQKMVQTLNDTGSMEAISFLTELHVKGRNVYWNVRFAIEAIAESVYAYNEFKSIKPEIRRELKKVVFNVANRKDLSLAEAALEQAKAVSLGVKVAKDVSNCPPNVCNPAYLAKLAQAMATDYASVQTQIIDEAAMAQLGMNAYLGVSQGAKNPAFMSIIEYKNHPNPEAKPIILVGKGMTFDSGGISIKPADGMDEMKYDMCGAAAVYGTMKAVAELGLPLNVIGVLAGCENMLGSDAYRPGDILTTMSGLTVEVLNTDAEGRLVLCDALTYVERFEPELVIDVATLTGACMVALGNHNSGLISPHNGLAHDLLNAAEQADDKAWRLPMGEEYQEQLKSNFADLANIGGRLGGAITAGVFLSNFTKKYPWAHLDIAGTAWKSGAAKGATGRPVSLLTQFLINKAQA, encoded by the coding sequence ATGGAATTTAGTGTGAAAAATGGCAGTGTGGAAAAACAACGCACGGCCTGTTTAGTGGTGGGGGTTTATGAGCCTCGCCGCCTGTCTCCAGCGGCTGAACAACTGGATAAGCTCAGTGAGGGCTATTTGAGTTCTCTGCTCCGCCGAGGGGATTTAGAAGGCAAGGTTGGCCAATTCCTTTTACTGCATAATGTGCCTAATGTGCTGGCCGATCGTGTGCTTTTGGTCGGCTGTGGCAAGGAGCGGGAATTGACCGAGCGCCAGTACAAGCAAATTGTGCAAAAAATGGTGCAAACCCTGAATGATACAGGCTCTATGGAGGCCATCAGCTTCTTGACCGAACTGCACGTTAAGGGCAGAAATGTCTATTGGAACGTACGTTTTGCCATTGAGGCCATTGCAGAGAGTGTTTATGCTTATAATGAATTTAAGAGCATTAAGCCCGAAATTCGCCGAGAACTGAAAAAAGTCGTCTTTAACGTGGCTAACCGCAAGGATTTAAGCCTGGCTGAAGCAGCTTTAGAGCAGGCCAAAGCGGTTTCCTTGGGGGTAAAAGTGGCGAAAGATGTGTCCAACTGCCCGCCTAATGTCTGCAATCCTGCCTATTTGGCCAAGCTGGCCCAGGCCATGGCCACAGATTATGCCAGCGTCCAAACCCAGATTATTGATGAAGCCGCCATGGCCCAGCTGGGTATGAATGCCTATTTGGGCGTGTCACAAGGGGCCAAAAACCCGGCCTTTATGTCCATTATTGAATATAAGAACCACCCCAACCCTGAGGCCAAGCCCATTATTTTAGTAGGCAAGGGTATGACCTTCGATTCAGGCGGGATTTCCATCAAGCCTGCTGATGGCATGGATGAAATGAAATACGATATGTGCGGGGCGGCAGCTGTTTACGGCACCATGAAGGCCGTGGCCGAGTTAGGCCTGCCCCTTAATGTAATTGGCGTGCTAGCCGGCTGCGAAAATATGTTGGGCAGCGATGCCTACCGCCCAGGTGATATTCTGACCACCATGTCTGGCCTAACGGTTGAAGTGCTTAACACCGATGCCGAAGGCCGTTTGGTGCTCTGCGATGCCCTAACCTATGTGGAACGCTTTGAGCCTGAATTAGTGATTGATGTCGCCACCCTGACAGGAGCCTGTATGGTGGCACTCGGCAATCACAACAGCGGCCTGATTTCCCCCCACAACGGCCTGGCCCACGACCTCCTCAATGCCGCCGAACAGGCTGACGACAAGGCCTGGCGCCTGCCTATGGGCGAGGAATATCAGGAGCAACTCAAATCCAACTTTGCGGATTTGGCCAATATCGGCGGGCGTTTGGGCGGGGCTATTACCGCAGGGGTCTTCCTGTCCAATTTCACCAAGAAATACCCTTGGGCCCACCTAGACATCGCCGGCACAGCCTGGAAATCAGGCGCCGCCAAAGGCGCAACAGGGCGGCCAGTTTCCCTCCTGACCCAGTTCTTAATTAACAAGGCCCAGGCCTAG